CGTGTAGCCGGTGCGCGCCAGCATGACTTCGCCAAAAGCCGTGTCCTTGACGATGACGACGTTGAACGGCTTGATGGCTTCGGACGCGGCTTGCGTTTCGGGCAGCACTTGCCATACCTTGGCGCGCGCGTTCGGGCCTTGCACGGCCACCAGGGCCATCGGATCGTTGGCATTGCGGCGTTCGGTGATCGTCAGGCCGCTGTTGGTGGCGGTGTTTTGCTGCTGCATCCAGGCCACGTCTTTTTCCGCCGTGCCCGCGTTGACGACGAGGCGGAACCAGTTTTCATTGAAGAAGTAGACGATCAGGTCATCGATGACGGTAGCTTCGGCATTCAACATGCACGAGTACAGCGCCTTGCCCGACACTTGCAGCTTGTCAACGTTGTTGGCCAGCAAGCCGCGCAGGAAGGCGCGCACGTTCGGGCCTTCGATATCGACCACGCACATATGCGACACGTCGAACATGCCAGCATCGCCGCGCACGGCGTTGTGTTCTTCGATTTGCGAGCCGTAGTTGACGGGCATGTCCCAGCCGCCGAAATCGACCATGCGGGCGCCGAGGGCACGGTGGGCGTTGTTGAGTGGGGTCGCTTTGAGCGTCATGGATTCCTCGGGACGAAGGTAAAGGGGAAGTTAACAGAACACAGAATATCGAGAGCCAAAACGGCACTCCATCGTGATCACTGACCCCCCTGTCCTTTGTACCTGAGAGATTACGGGGGCTTGCCCCGTGCGCCCCTTCGGTGGGCCGCCGGCAATAGCCGCGGCCGCTCTCCAGAGTTGAGCTAAAGATGTCGCCAAAGCAACAGCTTCAGTCCGCCTGATCGGTCCTTTTGCCTGAGAGTTTTTGGGTAGTGCCCCTTCGGCGGCAACGCTGGGTTGCCCTCTCCCGATCAAGTGTGAGGAATATATGTCAGCAGGGGTATTCTGTCAATCTGTAAAGACGTTGCCAAATTGCCGCAAAACCCCCGATTTGCGGGGCTGGGCAGGGGGCTGATCCACTGCAACAGGGCGCCCGGCCGCGCGGGAATGCGCTATGATGAAATCCTGGCTTTCTTGCGGGTGGCTGCCATGAATACGACACAAAGCGGGACACAGCACGAGACACAAAACAACACCGAGCAGCACGGTTACTTTACCCTCTCGGGCGACGTCAACAGTGACATGGTGCGGCGCGTCTTCAACGCCGTGGCCGACATCACGGAAGACAAGCTCACCACCGCGCACATCCTGATCCAGTCGAACGGCGGCTATGTCAGCGATGGCATCTGTCTGTACAACTTCCTCAGCAAGTTGCCGCTTGACATAGTCACCTATAACGCGGGCGCCGTAGCGTCCATCGCCGTCACCCTGTTTTTGTCGGGGCGGCATCGCCATGCCAGCGACACGGCCCGCTTCATGGTGCATAAGTCGCATGCGACCGCCTCGCCCGGTTCGCGCCCCGATGCGCTCAGCATCATCGTCGAGGGCTTGCGCGCCGACGACATGCGTACCGAGCGCATCCTGCGCGGCCACGTCAACCTGACGGAAGAGCAATGGCAGGTGCATGCGTATTCCGACCTGCACCTGACGGCCGACCAGGCGCTGGAAGTGGGCATGGTCGAATCGATCTGCGACTTTGCGCCGCCCAGGGGCAAGCGCCTGACGAATATCTGACGCCCAGGCGGCTGGTATTGACGAGGAAATTTTGTAATCGAATGTAATTCTTCGCTGCAGCACAGCAAAAGCCGCGCGGAACAGGGCACAGTCGTGGCATAGTGCAAGCTGATCATGAAATAAGCGCGTGCACGATGACTTGGTGGAATGGGATTTCTTTTGCGGCCGATATGTCCGTCATGGGGCCGGCCGGCGTGGCGATTGCCCTGTGGCTGCTCGTCTCGCGCCAGTGGCGTTTGGTGCTCAGCTGGAGCCTGTGGTACGGCGGCGGCCTGGCCCTCGTGGTGCTGTCGAAGCTGGCCTTCATGAGCTGGGGCGTGGGCAGCAGCGCGCTCGATTTTACCGGTTTCAGCGGCCACGCCATGCGCGCCGGCGCCGTGTTTCCCGTGCTGATGTATGTGCTGCTGCAGCGGGCCGAACCGCGCTGGCGCCATGCCGGCGTGCTCGTCGGCGTGGCCTTTGCCGTGCTGGTGGCCATTTCGCGCGTGGTCGTGCATGCGCACAGCGTGTCGGAAGCCGTCAGCGGCTGCGTGCTGGGCCTGGCGCTGGCGCTGGGCTTCATGTGGAATGCCCGCGGCGCCGTCCATTTCGCCGTCAGCCATGCGCTGGCGCTGGCCAGCCTGCTGCTGATGGTGGTGCTGAGCTTCAAGGCCGAGCCCATGCCGACCGAGCAGTGGCTGCAAAAACTGGCCATGGTGCTGTCCGGCCATGAGCGCGTTTTTTCCCGTGAAGACTGGAAACTGGCGCAGGATGGCCGCCCAGCCCCTTGATCTGGGGCCGGCCAGCACTCGATGCCGCTGTTTTTTGGCCAGAAAAGCATCAGGAAATGGTATGATGAACCACTTTTTTGCGGTGAGCGGCCAGACTGCCGTCGCCATGGTGCATCTGAACCGGGTTCGCCGATCTCAACCGCCAGCATAGGCCAGGAACTCTAAAACACGTGCGTCTCTCTTCCATCAAGTTGTCGGGATTTAAGTCTTTCGTCGATCCCACCAATTTCCAGGTGCCAGGCCAGCTCGTGGGCGTGGTTGGGCCGAATGGCTGCGGCAAGTCGAACATCATCGATGCCGTGCGCTGGGTGCTGGGCGAATCGAAAGCGTCCGAATTGCGCGGCGAATCGATGCAGGACGTCATTTTCAATGGCTCCACGCACCGCAAGCCCGCCGGCCGCGCTTCCGTGGAGCTGGTGTTCGATAACAACGACGGCAAGGCCTCCGGCCAGTGGGGCCAGTACGCCGAGATCGCCGTCAAGCGCACGCTGACGCGCGACGGCACGTCCACCTATTACATCAATGGCCAGCCCGTGCGCCGGCGCGATATCCAGGATATCTTCCTCGGCACGGGACTCGGTCCGCGCGCCTACGCCATCATCGGCCAGGGCATGATTTCGCGCATCATCGAATCGCGCCCCGAAGAATTGCGCGTCTTCCTCGAAGAAGCGGCCGGTGTCTCCAAATACAAGGAACGCCGCCGCGAGACGGAAAACCGCTTGCAGGACACGCGCGAAAACTTGCTGCGCGTGGAAGACATCTTGCGCGAACTCAATGCCAACCTGGAAAAACTGGAAGCGCAGGCGGCCGTGGCCACGCGTTTCCACGCCTTGCAGGCGGACCAGGAAGAAAAGCAGAAATTGTTGTGGCTGCTGCGCAAGAACGAGGCGCAAAACGAGCAGACGCGCTATTTCCGCGAAGTGGAACAGGCGCAGACGGACCTGGAAGAGCAGACGGCCAAGCTGCGCAACGTGGAACTGACGCTGGAGCAGATGCGTCAGGCGCACTTTGCCGTGGGCGACCGGCTGCATACGGCGCAGGGTCATCTGTACCAGACGAATGCGGAAATCGGCAGCCTGGAAGCGCAGATCAAGTTCGTCATCGAATCGCGCGCCCGCCTGCAGGCTCAGCTGGCCACCCTGACGGCCCAGCGCGACCAGTGGAACAGCCAGGGCAGCGAATACCAGGAACAGATCGAAGAGGCGGAGTTCCACCTCGAAGAGCTGGCCGCCAAGGTGGAACAATCGCAGATGATGGCCGAGCAGAAGGGCGAGCAATTGCCCGAGCTCGATGCCGCCTGGCGCGCCGCGCAAAACAAGAGCACGGAATCGCGCGCGAAGATCATGCAGGCGCAGCAGCAGCTGGAACTGGAATCGGCGCACCAGCGCAACGCCTCGAACATCCTGGCCAGCCTGCTCACGCGCCGCGAGCGCCTGCAGCAGGAAAAGAACAGTCTGAGTTTGCCTGACAGCAGCCATCTGGAAAACCTGAAACTGCAGCTGGAAGAAAAGCAGCAAACGCTGGAAGAGCAGGGTTTTTACCTGGAAGAAGCGCTGGAGCAGCAGCCCAAGCTGGAGCAGGAGCGTGCCGA
Above is a genomic segment from Janthinobacterium sp. 64 containing:
- a CDS encoding phosphatase PAP2 family protein yields the protein MTWWNGISFAADMSVMGPAGVAIALWLLVSRQWRLVLSWSLWYGGGLALVVLSKLAFMSWGVGSSALDFTGFSGHAMRAGAVFPVLMYVLLQRAEPRWRHAGVLVGVAFAVLVAISRVVVHAHSVSEAVSGCVLGLALALGFMWNARGAVHFAVSHALALASLLLMVVLSFKAEPMPTEQWLQKLAMVLSGHERVFSREDWKLAQDGRPAP
- a CDS encoding ATP-dependent Clp protease proteolytic subunit, which produces MNTTQSGTQHETQNNTEQHGYFTLSGDVNSDMVRRVFNAVADITEDKLTTAHILIQSNGGYVSDGICLYNFLSKLPLDIVTYNAGAVASIAVTLFLSGRHRHASDTARFMVHKSHATASPGSRPDALSIIVEGLRADDMRTERILRGHVNLTEEQWQVHAYSDLHLTADQALEVGMVESICDFAPPRGKRLTNI
- the gcvT gene encoding glycine cleavage system aminomethyltransferase GcvT yields the protein MTLKATPLNNAHRALGARMVDFGGWDMPVNYGSQIEEHNAVRGDAGMFDVSHMCVVDIEGPNVRAFLRGLLANNVDKLQVSGKALYSCMLNAEATVIDDLIVYFFNENWFRLVVNAGTAEKDVAWMQQQNTATNSGLTITERRNANDPMALVAVQGPNARAKVWQVLPETQAASEAIKPFNVVIVKDTAFGEVMLARTGYTGEDGFEIGVAATQVEALWNALIAAGVKPAGLGARDTLRLEAGMNLYGQDMDESVNPLDAGLAWTIDLVSERDFIGKAALLAKGQNAQFVGLILREKGGVLRAHQKVIIAGNEQTGEITSGTFSPTMQEAIALARVPNGVNVGDSVHVEIRGKQLAASVVKLPFVRNGKILAA